GAGCAGCTCTCCCCCGCCGATCGCGGCGACAGGGATCCGTTCCACTGCTCCCCACACGCGTGAGCCGTCGCTGTCGATGCGGAAGGCTCGGGCTGTCGCGGCGTTCATGCCGTCACTCCCCGGTGGACGCCCCCGAGCACGCCGTCTGCATGCAGCCGCGCGATGCGATCGTCGTCATAGCCGAGTTCCCGCAGGATGGCGATGTTGTCCTCGCCGAGCAGGCGCGGTGCAGTGCGCACGGTCGCCGGGGTTTCGGAGAGCGCGATCGGCGGACCGACCAGCCGCAGGGTGCCGACGACCTCGTGGGTGGTCTCGGCGATCAGCCCGTTGTGCAGCACCTGCGGATCGGCGAAGACCTCGGGGTATCCGTTCACGGGCGTCGCCAGCACGTCGTGCTCCTCGAGCCGTGCGATCGCATCGTCCAGAGAGTGTCGTGCGAAGGCTGCGCGGAGGATCGCGACGGCTTCGTGCTCATGCTCGATGACGCCGGCGACCGTCTGGAGACGCGGGTCGCCGGTCACCTCGTCGGGCTCGCCGAGTGCCGAGGCGACCCGCCACCACTGGCGGTCGACGTAGTACTCGCCGACGAGGGCGACGTGACGCCCCTCCGCGGTCTCGTACACGCCGTACAGAGCGCTCTGGTGCGCGTGCGCGAGCGGGCTGATCGGCCGGGGGAAATCGCCGGCGGTGTTGAGGAACTCGGTGCCCTCCTGAAAATGCACCGCGACCGAGGCGTTCAGCAGGCTCGTGTCCACGACCTGGCCGCGTCCGGTGCGCTCGCGCGCGGCGAGGGCGGTGAGGATGCCGATGGCGAACTGCATCCCGGCGATGTAGTCGACGATCCAGGTGCCCGCCGGCACCGGCCCGGTCTCGGCATGGCCGGTCAGCGCGAGGAATCCGCCCATCGCCTGCAGAGCGAGGTCCTGACCGCGTCGATGCCGGTACGGTCCGGTGCGCCCGTAGCCGGAGGCGAAGGCCGAGATGATCCGCGGGTTGATCGCGGCGAGTTCCTCGTGGCCCAAGGCCAGCTTCTCCATCACGCCGGGGCGGAAGTTCGATGTCACGACATCCGCGGAGGCGACCAGCTCA
This window of the Microbacterium sp. AB genome carries:
- a CDS encoding CaiB/BaiF CoA transferase family protein translates to MTEPVAPGALDGVTILDFTQLLQGPVATQVLADFGARVIKIENSGLGDIGRRQGITQNGMSYHWAANNRNKECVSVDLKSPDGLAIVRELVASADVVTSNFRPGVMEKLALGHEELAAINPRIISAFASGYGRTGPYRHRRGQDLALQAMGGFLALTGHAETGPVPAGTWIVDYIAGMQFAIGILTALAARERTGRGQVVDTSLLNASVAVHFQEGTEFLNTAGDFPRPISPLAHAHQSALYGVYETAEGRHVALVGEYYVDRQWWRVASALGEPDEVTGDPRLQTVAGVIEHEHEAVAILRAAFARHSLDDAIARLEEHDVLATPVNGYPEVFADPQVLHNGLIAETTHEVVGTLRLVGPPIALSETPATVRTAPRLLGEDNIAILRELGYDDDRIARLHADGVLGGVHRGVTA